From Epinephelus lanceolatus isolate andai-2023 chromosome 12, ASM4190304v1, whole genome shotgun sequence, the proteins below share one genomic window:
- the kcnmb3 gene encoding calcium-activated potassium channel subunit beta-3 → MFLNTASPRRSFTIPININLQGARRRQTREPFHTAAAQEYEWSRGVNGRGGQQRARTQMPVSSVGEDRAILLGFAMMAFSVLMFFVVGFTMVKPYVNSNWEEEASCVLLQADVLDEWVDCRGVSTVPCLRVTVNLTDSNHRAFLHFDEESVLLAPECFYIPKCRMDRTELQDEVLKVKNSLDTKLGSTASCFSDRTRHPRDVILSRKYTFKKALFALLWPGLMLGGGALLVGLVKLTQCLAHLSSEMCCETAAGRLTSRYTQGKLYRLLRRSSMQSPS, encoded by the exons ATGTTCTTGAACACAGCTTCTCCCCGGAGGTCGTTCACCATTCCCATTAACATCAACCTGCAGGGTGCTCGCAGGCGGCAGACACG GGAGCCCTTTCACACAGCCGCAGCGCAGGAGTACGAGTGGAGCAGAGGGGTGAATGGGCGTGGAGGGCAGCAGCGAGCTCGGACCCAGATGCCGGTGTCAAGTGTCGGGGAGGACAGAGCCATCCTGCTGGGCTTCGCCATGATGGCCTTCTCTGTGCTCATGTTCTTTGTGGTCGGCTTCACGATGGTCAAACCTTATGTTAACAG TAATTGGGAGGAGGAGGCCAGCTGTGTGCTGCTGCAGGCCGACGTCCTAGACGAGTGGGTGGACTGCAGAGGTGTGAGCACCGTGCCTTGCCTCAGGGTGACGGTTAACCTCACGGACTCCAATCACAGGGCTTTTCTCCACTTTGACGAGGAGTCGGTCCTCCTCGCTCCTGAG TGTTTCTACATACCCAAATGTCGCATGGACAGAACTGAACTTCAGGATGAGGTCctgaaagtgaaaaacagcTTGGACACTAAACTGGGGAGCACTGCATCTTGCTTCAGCGACCGCACAAGGCACCCCAGGGACGTCATCCTGAGCAGGAAGTACACCTTTAAGAAGGCCCTATTTGCGTTACTGTGGCCCGGTCTGATGCTGGGTGGTGGGGCTCTGCTGGTGGGCCTTGTGAAGCTGACACAGTGCTTAGCCCATCTTTCCTCTGAGATGTGCTGTGAGACTGCAGCAGGCAGGCTGACATCAAGATACACTCAGGGCAAACTGTACAGACTCCTCCGCAGGTCCAGCATGCAGTCTCCTTCATGA